In a genomic window of Plectropomus leopardus isolate mb chromosome 6, YSFRI_Pleo_2.0, whole genome shotgun sequence:
- the ghra gene encoding growth hormone receptor a — MSASSSSLLLLLLISSLDWLSTPGFALLMGRDHVTSSAPVEPHITECISRDQETFRCWWSPGNFHNLSSPGALRVFYLKKNSPTSEWKECPEYVHSNRECFFDVNHTSVWIPYCMQLRSQNNITYFNEDDCFTVENIVRPDPPVSLNWTLLNISPSGLSYDVMVNWEPPPSADVAAGWMRIEYEIQYRERNTTNWEALEMQPQTQQTIYGLHIGKEYEVHIRCRMVAFTKFGEFSDSIFIQVTEIPNKESIFPITLVLVFGILGILILIMLIVVSQQHRMMMILLPPVPAPKIKGIDPELLKKGKLDELNFILTGGGMGGLPTYAPDFYQDEPWVEFIEVDAEDTDTREKEGNQSSDTQRLLSLSQPVSRHMNIGCSNAVSFPDDDSGRASCYDPDLPDQDTLMLMATLLPGQPEDGEASFDVVERAPERGERPFVQTQTGGPQTWVNTDFYAQVSNVMPSGGVVLSPGQQLRIQEGTSATEEETQKKGKEHKGCEDADENKQKELQFQLLVVDPEGSGYTTESNTRQISTPSSSLMPGEGYQTIHPPSVETKPAATAEDNQSPYILPDSPQSQLFAPVADYTVVQEVDSQHSLLLNPPSRQSPPPCLPQHPLKALPAMPVGYITPDLLGNLSP; from the exons ATGTCTGCCTCGTCTTCTAGTCTCCTGCTCCTTCTTCTGATTTCCTCCCTGGATTGGCTGTCCACTCCAGGATTTGCATTACTCATGGGTCGGGACCACGTGACGTCATCAG CACCAGTGGAACCACACATCACAGAGTGCATATCGAGGGACCAGGAGACATTCAGATGCTGGTGGAGTCCAGGCAACTTCCACAACCTGTCCTCCCCTGGAGCGCTCAGAGTCTTTTACCTTAAGAAAAA cTCTCCCACCAGCGAATGGAAAGAGTGTCCAGAGTACGTTCATTCAAATAGGGAATGCTTCTTCGATGTAAATCACACATCTGTTTGGATCCCCTACTGCATGCAGCTCCGCAGCCAAAACAACATTACCTATTTCAATGAGGATGACTGTTTCACTGTGGAGAATATTG TACGTCCTGACCCACCAGTGTCTCTAAACTGGACTCTGTTGAATATAAGTCCCTCCGGGCTCAGCTATGATGTCATGGTCAACTGGGAGCCCCCACCCTCTGCGGACGTCGCGGCGGGCTGGATGCGCATTGAATACGAGATccaatacagagagagaaataccACAAACTGGGAAGCA CTCGAGATGCAGCCACAAACGCAGCAGACAATCTACGGTCTGCACATAGGAAAAGAGTACGAAGTGCATATCCGCTGCAGGATGGTGGCCTTCACTAAGTTTGGAGAGTTCAGTGACTCCATCTTCATTCAAGTGACTGAGATTCCCAACAAAG AGTCTATTTTCCCGATCACACTGGTTCTTGTTTTCGGGATTTTGGGCATCCTCATACTCATCATGCTGATTGTCGTCTCTCAGCAGCACAG aatgatgatgattttgttgCCACCAGTTCCTGCACCCAAAATTAAAGGCATCGATCCAGAGCTGTTAAAG AAGGGGAAGCTGGATGAGCTGAATTTCATCCTGACTGGTGGAGGTATGGGTGGCCTGCCCACTTACGCACCAGATTTCTACCAGGACGAGCCGTGGGTAGAGTTTATTGAGGTGGATGCTGAGGATACCGATACTAGAGAGAAGGAGGGCAACCAGAGCTCAGACACCCAAAGGCTACTCAGTCTGTCGCAACCTGTCAGCCGCCACATGAACATAGGGTGCTCCAATGCTGTCAG CTTCCCTGATGATGACTCAGGCCGGGCCAGTTGTTATGACCCAGATCTCCCCGACCAAGACACCCTAATGCTGATGGCCACCCTGCTGCCAGGCCAACCCGAGGATGGAGAAGCCTCCTTTGATGTTGTAGAAAGAGCCCCAGAGAGGGGTGAGAGGCCATTTGTCCAAACTCAAACTGGAGGGCCCCAGACTTGGGTCAACACAGACTTCTATGCCCAAGTCAGCAACGTGATGCCCTCCGGGGGCGTCGTACTCTCTCCTGGCCAGCAGCTTAGAATACAGGAGGGCACCTCAgccacagaggaggaaacacaaaAGAAGGGAAAAGAGCACAAAGGCTGCGAGGACGCTGATGAAAACAAGCAGAAGGAGCTGCAGTTTCAGCTGCTGGTTGTGGATCCTGAAGGAAGTGGCTACACTACAGAGAGCAACACCCGGCAGATCAGCACTCCCTCCAGCTCCTTGATGCCTGGCGAAGGTTATCAGACCATACACCCTCCGTCAGTGGAGAccaaacctgcagccacagcagAGGATAATCAGTCCCCTTACATTCTTCCTGACTCTCCCCAATCCCAGCTCTTTGCGCCCGTTGCAGACTACACAGTGGTACAGGAGGTGGACAGTCAACACAGTCTGCTCCTCAACCCGCCTTCCCGCCAGTCTCCCCCTCCCTGCCTGCCACAGCACCCACTCAAGGCCCTACCTGCCATGCCCGTGGGGTACATCACCCCGGACCTGCTGGGGAACCTCTCACCATGA